CGAATGCGACGCAGACAGCGAGCCCGGCAGAGGCCGATATTATCTTGCTGAATACTTGCGCAATACGCGAAAACGCACACCAGAAAGTTTATAACCGGCTCAGAGAGCTCAGCCGATTTCACAAAGCGGGGGCCAAGGTTGGCATTTTGGGCTGCATGGCGCAGAACCTGCGTGAAGACCTGCTGTACGAAAATCTGCCCGTAGACTTTATCATGGGGCCCGATGCCCTGCGCAATCTGGCGCAACTCGTCGATTCGCCGACGGCCGATACGGGCCGCAGTTTTCTGAATCTTTCGCGCATCGAAACCTACGACGACATTGTGCCGACCTTCGAGCACCACATGCGCTACCGTGACAGCAAGATCACTGCTTCGGTGACGATACAGCGCGGCTGCGATAATTTTTGCGCGTTCTGTGTTGTGCCCTATACACGCGGCCGTGAACGCTCGCGCCCGATCGACAGCATCGTCGCCGAAGTGCAGGCGCTCGCCGAAAGCGGCGTCAAGACGGTCATTCTGCTCGGCCAAAACGTTAATTCGTACCACCATGAAAAGGCGCGGTTTATCGATTTGATTGAAGCGTTGCTCGCACGTACCACGATCGCGCGCATTTATTTCTCTTCGCCGCACCCGAAAGATTTTCCCGTTGAACTTATCGACCTCATGGCGGCAGAACCGCGATTCTGCAACCAGGTTCACATGCCGTTGCAGGCGGGTGCAAATAACACGCTGAGGCGAATGAAGCGCAACTATACGCGCGAAGAATTTCTCGAAATCGTTGAGCGCGTGCGCGCGCGCGTTCACGACGTCGCGATCAGCACCGATGTCATTGCGGGTTTTCCGGGCGAAAGCGATGCGGATTTCGAAGAGACACTTGAAATGATGCGCCTTGCAGATTTCGACTCTGCTTTTATGTTTGCCTATTCTGAGCGCAAGGGTACAATTGCACAGCGCCTCTACCCCGATGATGTTCCCGAAGCTGTCAAAAAAGAGCGGCTCGCTCGCATGATCGACCTGCAGCTGAAAAGATCGCACACGAATAACCTGCGTTATGTAGGTCAGGTTGTTGAGGCCATGGCAGAGCAGCCGTCGCGTCGCGATGCCAGCGATTGGATAGCCCGCATGAGCAATGGCCGCAAGGTTGTTTTTCAGCCTCTTTCTGTTGCAGATGCGCTGCCCGGCAGCCTTGTGCAGCTGCAGATAACCGGGGCGTCGAGTCAGGTTCTGCACGGCAAAGAGATTCATGCCTGACGAAATACTCAGATTCGAGAATGTCTGGTACGGCAACGATGTTGTACAAGACCACGTCGACAACATCTCGTTTGCACTCGGCAAAGGTGAAGGCCTCGTGCTTTCAGGGCCTGAAGGCAGCGGGAAGAACCAGATTATGGGCCTTATCATGGCGAAATATTTGCCGCGCTCGGGGCAGATCTATTACGAAGGCGCCAATCTGAGGCTGCAGCAAGACGAAGAAATCGAGCGCTTGCGCTTTTCAATCGGTTATGTGACGCAGACAGCCGGCCTCATCAATAATCTTTCTGTGATGGAGAACATCATTCTGCCGCTGCGTTACCATACCGACATGAAAGATGATGCACTGTTTGCAGCCGCAGAGTTCTGGATAGACCGCTACGAGCTGCGCCATAAAATTAAAGCGCGCCCGGTCGCCCTTTCTGATTCCGAAAACATACGCACGGCCCTTATTCGGGCGCTCATCGTCGAGCCGCGGCTGCTGCTGCTCGATATGGTATTCGATGGCCTTTGTCCTCTGGCCTCGCGCCGTATTCTCGAGCTGGTTTTTGAAGACATTAAGGCGCGCCAGATTGCGCATATAATATCAACGTATTATCCCCGGGTGTTCGAGTCGCGGCAGCTAAAGTTCATGCTGCTCTACAGGGGCGAGGTTGTGTTTGACGGGCAAATTGCCGATCTTAATACTGCAGATAATGTTTTTCTTGCCCAGTACCGCAACTTTGCGACCAAAGGCGCGATGCAGGCATTTAATGGGGCAGTATGAAATTTGAGCGTCACGACATATTTACGGGTCTTTTTGTGCTCGTGGGCACCGTGTTCGGTCTCTCGGTATTGCTGTTTATCGCGGGTTATAACCTGCTCGACGACCGCACCGAATATTGGGTGCGGTTTGAAAAACTCGCAGGTGTGAAAAAGGGCACGGCGATCAAAATCAAGAACTTCACTATCGGCGAAGTCAAAGACGTGCTCCCGATCTATGGCAGTGACCTGCAGTTTAAGGCAAGGGTTCTGATCAACAAAGAATTCAAGATATACCAGGGCACAAAAGTGAACATCACCAACCAGAACGTGATCGGCGATGCAGTACTCGACATTCTGCCCTCTTTGTCGAAAAAATACGTTCTGAAGCGAGACGACACACTTTTCGCGACGAATATCGTCAACCTCGAACAGATGGTGACGCAGATATCCAATCTCGTCGGCACGATTAACCGGCTCGTCGAAACCTTTGCAACGCTCGCCGGCGACAACAAGAACGACGTCAAAATGCTGCTGACAAACCTCAACGGCTCTATCGCAAAGGTGAACGGTCTGCTCGATTCATCGCAGGGAGAAATCGTCGCGATTATGCGCAATATTCGCAGCACATCGGGTACACTCGACAAATTCACCAAAGAACTCGCAGAAAACCCATGGAAGGTTCTGGACAAACGACCTTCGTCTGGCCCGCCCGCCGACTCAGCGGCTCTACCTTAGAAACGGGCTGACCTTGTGGCGAGCCTCTACTTTGCCGCCGATGAAACGCGTACCTTTGGGTTGAACATCTGGCGTTCAGACGCCGGCGCAGATATCGGTTTGCTGCTTGGCACAGCCCCCGCTGCAGACATTGTCGTGCTGCGCGATCAGGTGGCGCAGGTGCAGAAAAATTCAATCATTTCGAACGGTGCAATCGATGCCGCGCTGCGCGATCTGATATTGACCTTCAGAAAAGACCTGCACGATGACAATACCATGTCGGCAACCGGCGTCGAGTGCCAGGTCGTAGTGGCAGGTGCTGCAGATGCGCCTGCAATTCAAAAAATCTGTCTTGAAAATTTTTCCGGTTATCCCGGGCACTACCAGCTGAGCCCCTATCTGGCTGACGCCACGGCCGCGCAGGGCATGCTCAGCTGGCTTGATCTGTTGCAGCAGCAAGACGGCGAGGGTGTTTACGTCGTCAGGCAGGGTGAAAAGACCATGGGGGTATTGGGGTATAGCTTTGAGAAACAGGTAGCCGAGCTCGCAATCGCCGCAATTTCAGCCGAAGCCGGCGTGAGGCAACGCAACCTCTTGCTGGTCGAAGCGACGCGCCGGGTCGAGCAAAAGCTCATGCAGCGTGGCTTTAAGAAATTTCTGGCGAAAACACAGGCGACAAATCTGTCGATTCAACGCGACCTTGTGCGGTATGTGCACTGCGAACCGGCTGCGACACTCGCAACTGCGCATGTTCACCTCTTTCTGGGGCAGATCGCGAAGAGGGGTGAGGATATCTTAAGCCAGGACAATCTGCGCGAGACAGTGATGTCTTACGCGGTGACGGTCATGAACAAGGCACCGTTGCAGAAGCTGCACCTGTATGCCCCGGCCGGGAGCAGACCTGTGAAATACAGGGCGCTGAGTATGCCCCGCCGCGACGGTGCCAGAGCACTCTTCTTTGCCGGTTACGATGACAGTGACCGCGTAGTCGCCGTTGCCTCGGCCTTTTCAAGCTAACCGTTCTTCTCACTGGCACGCGCCTTTTTTACGAACCTGTTCGCAAATTTTCGCCTGAACCACGCAGTTGCGGCGAGAACTTCGAACGCGGCGTTTGTAACGCCGTGGCTCGTGTGCCAGTC
The sequence above is a segment of the Turneriella parva DSM 21527 genome. Coding sequences within it:
- the miaB gene encoding tRNA (N6-isopentenyl adenosine(37)-C2)-methylthiotransferase MiaB, with translation MPTAPKAPARQFYIETYGCQMNEYDSLLAGKILESNATQTASPAEADIILLNTCAIRENAHQKVYNRLRELSRFHKAGAKVGILGCMAQNLREDLLYENLPVDFIMGPDALRNLAQLVDSPTADTGRSFLNLSRIETYDDIVPTFEHHMRYRDSKITASVTIQRGCDNFCAFCVVPYTRGRERSRPIDSIVAEVQALAESGVKTVILLGQNVNSYHHEKARFIDLIEALLARTTIARIYFSSPHPKDFPVELIDLMAAEPRFCNQVHMPLQAGANNTLRRMKRNYTREEFLEIVERVRARVHDVAISTDVIAGFPGESDADFEETLEMMRLADFDSAFMFAYSERKGTIAQRLYPDDVPEAVKKERLARMIDLQLKRSHTNNLRYVGQVVEAMAEQPSRRDASDWIARMSNGRKVVFQPLSVADALPGSLVQLQITGASSQVLHGKEIHA
- a CDS encoding cell division ATP-binding protein FtsE, with the protein product MPDEILRFENVWYGNDVVQDHVDNISFALGKGEGLVLSGPEGSGKNQIMGLIMAKYLPRSGQIYYEGANLRLQQDEEIERLRFSIGYVTQTAGLINNLSVMENIILPLRYHTDMKDDALFAAAEFWIDRYELRHKIKARPVALSDSENIRTALIRALIVEPRLLLLDMVFDGLCPLASRRILELVFEDIKARQIAHIISTYYPRVFESRQLKFMLLYRGEVVFDGQIADLNTADNVFLAQYRNFATKGAMQAFNGAV
- a CDS encoding MlaD family protein, translated to MKFERHDIFTGLFVLVGTVFGLSVLLFIAGYNLLDDRTEYWVRFEKLAGVKKGTAIKIKNFTIGEVKDVLPIYGSDLQFKARVLINKEFKIYQGTKVNITNQNVIGDAVLDILPSLSKKYVLKRDDTLFATNIVNLEQMVTQISNLVGTINRLVETFATLAGDNKNDVKMLLTNLNGSIAKVNGLLDSSQGEIVAIMRNIRSTSGTLDKFTKELAENPWKVLDKRPSSGPPADSAALP